AGATTAAGGAGCAGATCCTTGAGCGCTACGAGGAAAAGGTCAAGGGCGTGGAACAATTGCAGGTGCACGTAGTGCCCGGCATTCCGCATGCCGAGGTGTTGCGCCTGGCACGCAAGGTCAATTCCGACCTGATCATCATGGGACCGCATACCAAGGAGTACGCGGAAAAGCGTTCCTCCATGTGGGGCATGGCGGGCAGCACGTTGGAACGCGTGAGCCAGAAGGCCCGATGCCCGGTCATGATCGTGACCCAGGCCACGCCCTACGGCGAGCACAAGTTTGAGAACATTCTCGTGGCCACGGACTTTTCCGAGCAGGCCGAGTGCGCCGTGAACTACGGCGGTCAGCTTGTGCGGCAATACAAGGCGGCCATGACCCTGCTGCATGTGGTGGATACGGACGGCCTGGCCGGACAGATGAACGACGACGAACTCAAGCGGTTGTTGGCCCAGAATCGTGAGCGCATGGAAGAGGAATACGCGGCCCGACTCAAGGGCGTGGAACCCTGCACCTTTGAATGCGTGGCCGGAAAGCCTGCCATGGATATCCTCAAGACGGCGCGTCTGGTGAATGCCGACCTGATTCTCATGGCGCACCATTCCAAGGAAATTGATCCGGAAAAGGCCTTCCTCGGCTCCACCGTGACCCAGGTGGCCCTGAACGCGAAGTGTCCCACCATGAGCGTGAACCGGCACTTCGATCTGCGCTGCGGCCTGATGTACGACCAGGACGGCTCCGTGACCGAGGAAAAGGCCTCGGCTCCGGTCTAGCCGGGAGTGAAGAGCGTGCGCCGTCGGGGTCGTTGCGACTCCGGCGGACGCACGCAACACGGGCGGACCACGAACGGGGAGAGGAATGATGATGGAAACCGTGACGGAAACCGCGCGGCATGCCGTGCCGCTGCTGCCCGGCGGGACAACGTTTTTGGACCGCGTCCAGGAGGCGTTGCCCGAGGGAGCGAATCTGTCCATGTGTCTGACCTGCGGGCTGTGCTCCTCGGGCTGTCCGGCGTCCGGGCTGCATGACATGGACCCGCGCAAATTCCTACGGCTGTGCGCCTGGGGGCAGGAGGAGGAAGTCACCTCCACGCCCTGGGTCTGGATGTGTACCATGTGTTTTCGCTGCAAGGTCGTTTGTCCGATGGATGTGAATATCCCTATGCTTGTGTACGAGGCCAGGGCTTCCTGGGCCAGGGATGCCAAGCCAAAGGGAATCATTGGATCCTGCGACCAGGGATTGCGGACCATGGGTGCCAGCGCCGTGGGCATTTCCAGTGAGGACTTCCGATTTGTGGTGGAGGATGTCCTGGAGGAAGTGCATGAAACGCAGCCCGGCTGGGAGGAGTTGCGTGCTCCCATCGACAGGAAGGGAGCGACCTTCTGCGTGAACCAGAATTCGCGGGAACCCGTGCAGGAACCTGAGGAGATGGTGCCGCTTTGGAAGATACTGCATCTTGCCGGGGTGGACTGGACGTATGGAAGCCATGGTTGGGGAGCCGAAAATTACTGCATGTTTGCCGCCGAGGACGAGCATTGGCGCGCCGTGCTCCAAAAGCAGGTGGACGGCGTCCGCGAGTTGGATTGCACCTCCTGGGTAAACATCGAATGCGGCCATTCGTTTTATTCCATTTGGGCCGGGCTGCAACGCTTCGGCATCAATCCCGGCGTGGATTTCGATCACATCGTGCGTTGGTACGCCCGTTGGATTCGTTCCGGGCGGCTTGCTCCCTCAAGTGATTGGAATCGTGATCTCGGGGTGAAGTTTACGGTGCAGGATCCCTGCATGGCGGTTCGTAAATCCCAGGGGACGGCCTTTGCCGACGACTTGCGCTACGTAGTGCGCCGGTGCGTGGGAGACGACAACTTTGTGGATATGGTCCCCAACGGGGTGAACAATTATTGCTGTGGCGGAGGAGGTGGGTTCCTGCAATCCGGGTACAAAGATGCCCGCCGGAAATATGGCGAGTTCAAGGCCCGCCAGATACTGGGAACCGGAGCCGACTACGTGATTACGCCCTGCCATAATTGCCATGCCCAGATTGAGGATTTGTCCGCCGAACGGAACCATGCCTGGAACACCGTGCATCTGTGGACCATTCTTTGCCTCAGTCTCGGGGTGCTGGCGGCGTCGGAACGAACCTATCTCGGACCGGATTTGGCAGAGGTCGCTCTGCCGGGAAGCAACGGAGGAGAATCATGACGGAAACCATGACGGAAACCACGCGGGATGCCGCGCCGCTGCTGCCCGGCGGGGGCGCGTTTCTGGATCGTGTGGAGGGGGTGCTGCCCGAGGGGGCGAATCTGTCCATGTGCCTGACCTGCGGGTTGTGCGCTTCGGGTTGCCCGGCATCCGGGCTGCATGACATGGACCCGCGCAAATTCCTGCGGCTGTGCGCCTGGGGGCAGGAGGAGGAAGTCACCTCCACGCCCTGGGTATGGATGTGCACGATGTGTCAGCGCTGTGTGTACGCCTGTCCCATGCATATCGACATCCCGAGGCTGATTTACGAGGTGCGGTCCACATGGCCGCGTGATACCCGGCCCAAGGGGATTCTCGGCTCCTGCGAACAGGCTTTGAGCACGGAGGGTAACTCCGCCATGGGTGCGCGGAGCGAGGATTTCAAGTTCGTGGTGGAGGATATCCTGGAGGAAGTGCATGAAGACCAGCCGGACTGGAAGGATCTGGCGGTGTACTTCAATCGCGAGGGGGCGAAATATTGCCTGAACCAAAACTCCCGCGAACCCGTGACCGAGCCGGACGAAATGGTGCCGCTTTGGAAGATTCTGCACACCGTGGGCGCGGACTGGACCTATTCCACCAAGGGCTGGGCCGCTGAGAACTATTGCATGTTCCTGGCGGACGACGAAGCCTGGGAAACCGTGGTGCGTAACAAGGTGGCCGCTGTGGAGGCGCTGGGCTGCCAATACTGGCTGAACACGGAGTGAGGACACGAAATGTACGCGGTCCGGGCCGGACTGCAAAAATTCGGGATCACTCCCAAGTTCGAGATCGAGAGCATCATTCGGCTGTATGCCCGCTGGATTCGCGAGGGTCGGCTGCCGGTCAGTTCGGATTGGAACAAGGATCTGGGCGTGACCTTCACGGTCCAGGATCCCTGCCAGTTGGTGCGTAAGTCCTTCCTGGACCCCGTGGCCGAGGACTTGCGGTTCGTGGTTCGCTCCGTGGTG
The Paucidesulfovibrio gracilis DSM 16080 DNA segment above includes these coding regions:
- a CDS encoding universal stress protein gives rise to the protein MFKDIVVGVTPSGLDECAVDAAIGFAQRFEAKLYMVHVAGMGHSWGDMRHLEPSGETDQIKEQILERYEEKVKGVEQLQVHVVPGIPHAEVLRLARKVNSDLIIMGPHTKEYAEKRSSMWGMAGSTLERVSQKARCPVMIVTQATPYGEHKFENILVATDFSEQAECAVNYGGQLVRQYKAAMTLLHVVDTDGLAGQMNDDELKRLLAQNRERMEEEYAARLKGVEPCTFECVAGKPAMDILKTARLVNADLILMAHHSKEIDPEKAFLGSTVTQVALNAKCPTMSVNRHFDLRCGLMYDQDGSVTEEKASAPV
- a CDS encoding (Fe-S)-binding protein, yielding METVTETARHAVPLLPGGTTFLDRVQEALPEGANLSMCLTCGLCSSGCPASGLHDMDPRKFLRLCAWGQEEEVTSTPWVWMCTMCFRCKVVCPMDVNIPMLVYEARASWARDAKPKGIIGSCDQGLRTMGASAVGISSEDFRFVVEDVLEEVHETQPGWEELRAPIDRKGATFCVNQNSREPVQEPEEMVPLWKILHLAGVDWTYGSHGWGAENYCMFAAEDEHWRAVLQKQVDGVRELDCTSWVNIECGHSFYSIWAGLQRFGINPGVDFDHIVRWYARWIRSGRLAPSSDWNRDLGVKFTVQDPCMAVRKSQGTAFADDLRYVVRRCVGDDNFVDMVPNGVNNYCCGGGGGFLQSGYKDARRKYGEFKARQILGTGADYVITPCHNCHAQIEDLSAERNHAWNTVHLWTILCLSLGVLAASERTYLGPDLAEVALPGSNGGES
- a CDS encoding (Fe-S)-binding protein yields the protein MTETTRDAAPLLPGGGAFLDRVEGVLPEGANLSMCLTCGLCASGCPASGLHDMDPRKFLRLCAWGQEEEVTSTPWVWMCTMCQRCVYACPMHIDIPRLIYEVRSTWPRDTRPKGILGSCEQALSTEGNSAMGARSEDFKFVVEDILEEVHEDQPDWKDLAVYFNREGAKYCLNQNSREPVTEPDEMVPLWKILHTVGADWTYSTKGWAAENYCMFLADDEAWETVVRNKVAAVEALGCQYWLNTEUGHEMYAVRAGLQKFGITPKFEIESIIRLYARWIREGRLPVSSDWNKDLGVTFTVQDPCQLVRKSFLDPVAEDLRFVVRSVVGEEHFIDMVPNRSNNYCCGGGGGYLQSGYTDERRKYGDRKLRQILETGADYCIAPCHNCHSQIHDLSETSGRHFPVVHLWTLICLSMGCLGENERGYLGEDLAELGL